Proteins encoded by one window of Pseudochaenichthys georgianus chromosome 9, fPseGeo1.2, whole genome shotgun sequence:
- the aplnra gene encoding apelin receptor A, whose amino-acid sequence METTTAEYVDNYEYYDDNETACDFSEWEPSYSLIPVLYMLIFILGLSGNGVVIFTVWRSKSKRRAADVYIGNLAIADLTFVITLPLWAVYTALGYHWPFGVALCKISSYVVLVNMYASVFCLTCLSFDRYLAIVHSLSSSRLRSRGTMLASLGAIWFLSGVLAVPTLLFRTTVNDLNSNRTTCAMDFSLVTMNQRHDYLWIAGLSLSSSALGFLLPFLAMTIFYCFIGCTVTRHFNNLRKEDQKKKRLLKIITTLVVVFAFCWTPFHVLKSMDALSYLNLAPSSCGFLRFLLLAHPYATCLAYVNSCLNPFLYAFFDLRFRSQCLCLFNLKKAMHGHMSSMSSTLSAQTLKSEIQSLATKV is encoded by the coding sequence ATGGAGACCACCACTGCGGAATATGTTGACAATTATGAGTATTATGATGACAATGAGACTGCCTGTGACTTCTCAGAGTGGGAGCCATCTTACTCCCTCATCCCGGTGCTCTACATGCTCATCTTCATCCTGGGCCTGTCAGGTAACGGCGTGGTCATCTTCACGGTCTGGAGATCCAAGTCTAAGCGTCGTGCTGCAGATGTATATATAGGAAACCTGGCCATCGCTGACCTCACCTTTGTTATCACCTTGCCTCTCTGGGCCGTGTACACTGCGCTGGGCTACCACTGGCCCTTTGGTGTGGCTCTGTGCAAAATCAGCAGCTATGTTGTTCTGGTCAATATGTACGCCAGCGTCTTCTGCCTCACCTGCTTGAGCTTTGACCGATACCTGGCCATCGTGCACTCCCTGTCCAGCAGCAGGCTGCGCTCTCGAGGGACTATGCTGGCGTCCTTGGGGGCCATTTGGTTCCTGTCCGGCGTGCTGGCCGTGCCCACGCTGCTCTTCCGCACCACTGTGAACGACCTGAACAGCAACAGGACCACGTGCGCCATGGACTTCAGCCTGGTGACCATGAACCAGAGGCACGACTATCTGTGGATCGCCGGGCTCagcctctcctcctctgctctgGGTTTTCTCCTACCCTTTTTGGCCATGACCATCTTCTACTGCTTCATCGGCTGCACCGTCACACGCCACTTCAACAACCTGCGCAAGGAGgaccagaagaagaagaggcTGCTGAAGATTATCAccacactggtggtggtgtttgCCTTCTGCTGGACTCCATTCCACGTGCTGAAGAGCATGGACGCCCTCTCCTACCTGAACCTGGCTCCCAGCTCCTGCGGCTTCCTGCGCTTCCTGCTGCTCGCTCATCCCTACGCCACCTGCCTGGCCTACGTCAACAGCTGCCTCAACCCCTTCCTGTACGCCTTCTTTGACCTGCGCTTTCGTTCTCAGTGTCTGTGCCTGTTCAACCTGAAGAAGGCTATGCATGGCCACATGAGCTCCATGTCCTCTACGCTCAGCGCCCAGACTCTGAAGTCAGAGATTCAGTCTCTGGCCACCAAGGTGTAG